One Cygnus atratus isolate AKBS03 ecotype Queensland, Australia chromosome 6, CAtr_DNAZoo_HiC_assembly, whole genome shotgun sequence DNA segment encodes these proteins:
- the COL18A1 gene encoding collagen alpha-1(XVIII) chain isoform X3 — translation MRPRCPPRRLPLLGLFVLLLPAASQEPENLSTEVSLLELIGDPPPEEILKIYGPDNNPGYVFGPNANTGQVARYHLPSPFYRDFSLLFHIQPTTPRAGVLFAITDSLQSIIYVGVKLSDLHAGKQQIIFYYTEPGSQSSYAAATFTVPTLLNQWTRFAISVEEDEVVLYLDCEEYERVRFERSPDEMELEEGSGLFVAQAGGADPDKYQGVIADLKLRGDPRAAEHQCEEEEDDAEASGDFGSGAEDRRQPSGKDGGVPGLVDAVPVTSPPVAADSGSRSGAGSPQQAERTRAEERLRVPAGGAGPKGEKGEKGERGLKGDSGTGGVLGMGSTKGEKGQKGELGIKGSAGFGYPGSKGQKGEPGEPGPPSRHTDGAVLEPVTGPPGPTGPPGLPGKEGAPGRDGEPGDPGEDGKPGVMGPQGFPGTPGEPGLKGEKGDPGVGPRGPPGLPGPPGPPGPSFKQDRLTFIDMEGSGFGSDLETVRGPRGPPGPPGPPGVPGLPGEPGRFGMNSTDLPGPPGLPGRDGVPGSPGPEGPQGPPGKDGMPGPPGPKGERGDVGDLGLPGAPGPKGSKGDTGPAGAPGEMGLAGLPGPIGPRGQPGPPGPPGPPGPAYEAGFADMEGSGLPLAAGSPGPRGPDGPQGVPGLPGIKGEVGSPGQPGLPGPKGDAGMPGVDGRPGLEGFPGPQGPKGDRGSPGEKGERGQDGVGLPGPPGLPGPPGQVVYISGEDRSLAALPGPEGRPGHAGFPGPVGPKGDQGSPGLQGSPGLKGEKGEPGVIISPDGTIVAANVKGEKGEPGLQGPMGPSGPHGRAGLKGEIGFPGRPGRPGMNGLKGEKGDPADIGGMLGLRGPPGPPGPPGPPGPPGSIVYGSNNAFSDASRPALPAFPGFHQFPGQKGEKGDMGAPGPPGQFPYDLSRFSASLRGDKGEAGPKGEKGEPGSTALYGPSVMGPPGPQGYPGLPGPKGDSIVGPPGPPGPQGPPGIGYEGRQGPPGPPGPPGPPSFPGPHRPAISIPGPPGPPGPPGPPGTSGTSLGLRALPTYQAMLSAAHELPEGGLVFLADRQELYVRLRGGFRRVLLEEHTLVPSSALDNEVYDKPPSVHYGGSQHPLQPRGPLHPLRNHSPPPTARSWRGDEVLANQHRLPQPPLLQQHELLNSYYVQRRPDPAPVAAHVHQDFQPALHLVALNTPLSGGMRGIRGADFQCFQQARQVGLAGTFRAFLSSRLQDLYSIVRRADRATVPIVNLRDEVLFSNWEALFTGSEAPLRADARILSFDGRDVLRDSAWPQKSVWHGSDAKGRRLPESYCEAWRTEERSTSGQASSLSSGKLLEQAASSCQHAFIVLCIENSFMTAAKK, via the exons AGAACCTGAGCACCGAGGTCAGCCTCCTGGAGCTGATCGGAGACCCCCCGCCAGAGGAGATCCTCAAAATCTACGGCCCCGACAACAACCCCGGCTATGTCTTTGGACCCAATGCCAACACGGGCCAGGTGGCTCGGTACCACCTGCCCAGCCCCTTCTACCGGgacttctctctcctcttccacatCCAGCCCACCACCCCCCGGGCTGGCGTGCTCTTTGCCATCACGGACTCCTTGCAGAGCATCATCTACGTGGGCGTCAAGCTCTCGGACCTGCACGCGGGCAAGCAGCAGATCATCTTCTACTACACAGAGCCGGGCTCGCAGAGCTCCTACGCGGCGGCCACCTTCACCGTGCCCACGCTGCTCAACCAGTGGACGCGCTTCGCCATCAGCGTGGAGGAGGACGAAGTTGTCCTCTACCTGGACTGCGAGGAGTACGAGCGGGTCCGCTTCGAGCGCTCCCCGGATGAGATGGAGCTGGAAGAAGGCTCCGGGCTCTTCGTTGCTCAGGCTGGGGGGGCTGACCCAGATAAATACCAG GGTGTGATTGCTGACCTGAAGCTCCGAGGGGACCCGCGGGCAGCCGAGCACCAgtgcgaggaggaggaggacgacgCCGAG GCATCTGGAGATTTTGGCAGCGGGGCAGAGGACAGGCGCCAGCCCTCGGGGAAGGACGGG GGTGTCCCGGGGCTGGTGGATGCTGTCCCCGTCACCTCCCCACCCGTGGCAGCGGACAGCGGGTCGAGGAGTGGCGCAGGTTCCCCACAGCAGGCGGAGAGGACCAGAGCGGAGGAGAGGCTGCGGGTCCCTGCGGGAG GCGCTGGccccaaaggagaaaaaggggagaaaggTGAACGTGGCCTGAAAGGGGACTCGGGGACCGGTGGCGTCTTGGGGATGGGCAGCACCAAGGGCGAGAAG GGGCAAAAAGGTGAACTGGGCATCAAG ggCAGCGCTGGCTTTGGCTATCCTGGCTCCAAGGGCCAGAAAGGCGAGCCCGGTGAGCCCGGCCCCCCCTCGCGGCACACCGATGGCGCAGTGCTGGAGCCAGTCACCGGCCCCCCTGGCCCCACCGgccccccagggctgccagggaaggaaggggccCCTGGCAGGGACGGCGAGCCC GGCGATCCCGGCGAGGATGGCAAACCC GGCGTGATGGGGCCCCAGGGGTTCCCCGGGACACCAGGAGAGCCCGGGCTGAAGGGGGAGAAG gGTGACCCCGGTGTGGGGCCAAGGGGCCCCCCAGGACTGCCAGGTCCCCCCGGACCACCGGGACCCTCCTTCAAGCAGGACAGGCTG ACATTCATCGACATGGAGGGCTCCGGGTTTGGCAGTGACCTGGAGACCGTGAGG GGCCCGCGAGGGCCACCCGGTCCGCCGGGGCCCCCTGGTGTGCCCGGCTTGCCAGGGGAGCCAGGACGGTTTGGGATGAACAGCACAGACCTGCCAGGACCACCGGGGCTGCCCGGCAGAGATGGGGTCCCCGGGTCCCCGGGGCCAGAG GGTCCTCAAGGTCCTCCTGGAAAAGACGGGATGCCTGGGCCACCAGGGCCCAAAGGAGAGCGG ggtGACGTGGGTGACCTCGGCCTCCCCGGAGCACCAGGACCCAAG GGCAGCAAGGGAGACACGGGGCCAGCAGGCGCCCCAGGAGAGATGGGGTTAGCTGGCCTTCCCGGGCCCATCGGACCCCGAGGGCAGCCAGGCCCCCCTGGCCCACCGGGGCCACCGGGGCCGGCGTACGAGGCTGGATTT gCCGACATggagggctcggggctgccgcTCGCCGCCGGCTCCCCTGGACCGCGCGGGCCCGACGGACCTCAG GGCGTGCCAGGACTGCCGGGGATCAAGGGGGAGGTCGGCAGCCCCGGGCAGCCTGGTTTGCCGGGACCGAAG GGGGACGCTGGCATGCCTGGCGTGGATGGCCGCCCTGGCCTGGAGGGCTTCCCTGGACCGCAG GGACCCAAAGGCGACAGAGGCAGCCCCGGTGAGAAG GGCGAGCGAGGCCAAGATGGAGTGGGGCTGCCCGGTCCCCCCGGCCTGCCTGGCCCCCCCGGACAGGTCGTCTACATCTCGGGTGAAGAC AGGTCTTTGGCGGCTCTGCCGGGCCCAGAG GGCAGACCAGGCCACGCCGGCTTCCCG GGCCCGGTGGGACCAAAAGGGGACCAGGGCTCGCCTGGCTTgcagggctccccagggctgaaG ggagagaagggagagccCGGCGTCATCATTAGCCCAGACGGGACCATCGTTGCCGCTAATGTGAAAGGAGAGAAG ggggagccagggctgcagggaccGATGGGCCCGTCT gGCCCCCACGGACGAGCAGGGCTGAAGGGAGAAATTGGCTTTCCGGGCAGACCC GGGCGTCCCGGCATGAATGGGCTGAAGGGCGAGAAGGGCGACCCGGCAGACATCGGCGGCATGCTGGGCCTGCGG GGTCCCCCTGGTCCCCCAGGTCCCCCCGGCCCTCCTGGGCCTCCTGGCAGCATAGTCTATGGCAGCAACAAT GCTTTCAGTGATGCCAGCCGTCCTGCACTGCCGGCCTTCCCGG GTTTCCACCAGTTCCCAGggcaaaagggagagaaaggagacatGGGTGCCCCAGGGCCCCCAG GCCAGTTCCCCTACGACCTGAGCCGCTTCAGCGCCAGCCTGCGG GGTGACAAGGGGGAGGCAGGTCCCAAGGGTGAGAAGGGCGAGCCGGGCAGCACCGCACTGTATGGCCCCAGTGTCATGGGGCCACCAGGGCCCCAGGGCTACCCGGGTCTGCCG GGTCCCAAGGGGGACAGCATCGTTGGGCCACCGGGGCCTCCAGGACCGCAGGGACCCCCCGGCATCGGATACGAGGGGCGGCAGGGCCCTCCTggccctcccggcccccccgggccACCCTCCTTCCCAGGCCCCCACAGACCAG CTATCAGCATCCCTGGCCCCCCCGGACCGCCGGGGCCCCCCGGACCCCCGGGCACCAGCGGGACGTCCCTGGGG CTGCGCGCCCTGCCCACGTACCAGGCCATGCTGAGCGCTGCGCATGAGCTGCCCGAGGGGGGGCTCGTCTTCCTGGCTGACCGGCAGGAGCTCTATGTCCGCCTGCGCGGGGGCTTCCGCAGGGTCCTG ctggaggagcatACCCTGGTCCCCAGCTCGGCACTG GACAATGAGGTGTACGACAAGCCGCCCAGCGTCCACTACGGGGGGTCCCAGCaccccctccagccccgcggGCCCCTGCACCCCCTGCGCAACCACAGCCCCCCGCCCACCGCCCGGTCGTGGCGCGGGGACGAAGTGTTGGCCAACCAGCACCGCCTGCCCCAGCcgcccctgctgcagcagcacgagCTCCTCAACAGCTACTACGTCCAGCGCCGGCCGGATCCGGCCCCTGTGGCCGCCCACGTGCACCAGGATTTCCAGCCTGCT CTGCACCTGGTGGCCCTGAACACGCCGCTGAGCGGCGGCATGCGTGGCATCCGGGGCGCTGACTTCCAGTGCTTCCAGCAAGCCCGGCAGGTCGGGCTGGCCGGCACCTTCCGCGCCTTCCTCTCCTCCCGCCTGCAGGACCTGTACAGCATCGTGCGCAGGGCTGACCGTGCCACCGTGCCCATCGTTAATCTCCGG GACGAGGTGCTCTTCAGTAACTGGGAGGCTCTCTTCACCGGCAGCGAGGCCCCGCTGCGGGCTGATGCCCGCATCCTCTCCTTCGATGGCCGGGACGTCCTGCGGGATTCGGCATG GCCGCAGAAGAGCGTCTGGCATGGCTCAGACGCCAAGGGCCGGCGCCTGCCCGAGAGCTACTGCGAGGCATGGCGGACGGAGGAGCGCAGCACCAGCGGGCAGGCCTCCTCACTGAGCTCGGGCAAGCTCCTGGAGCAGGcggccagcagctgccagcatgCCTTCATCGTCCTCTGCATCGAGAACAGCTTCATGACCGCTGCCAAAAAATGA
- the COL18A1 gene encoding collagen alpha-1(XVIII) chain isoform X1, protein MAPHRLGLLLLLASCCFSSSEAQLLDWIWGSSKTTGTPVAPSTGATASQLAEASPTPSTPPGTAAQQRDPAAGGPATTQQHQEQDPSTAVPTGQESADGTEQWDRSSAGITAPTSVAWTAAPPSSTPSAHVPAEAPRPAGTGHPDATEPPRQTEGTRVSLQKPVAARPENLSTEVSLLELIGDPPPEEILKIYGPDNNPGYVFGPNANTGQVARYHLPSPFYRDFSLLFHIQPTTPRAGVLFAITDSLQSIIYVGVKLSDLHAGKQQIIFYYTEPGSQSSYAAATFTVPTLLNQWTRFAISVEEDEVVLYLDCEEYERVRFERSPDEMELEEGSGLFVAQAGGADPDKYQGVIADLKLRGDPRAAEHQCEEEEDDAEASGDFGSGAEDRRQPSGKDGGVPGLVDAVPVTSPPVAADSGSRSGAGSPQQAERTRAEERLRVPAGGPSPVSTGAGPKGEKGEKGERGLKGDSGTGGVLGMGSTKGEKGQKGELGIKGSAGFGYPGSKGQKGEPGEPGPPSRHTDGAVLEPVTGPPGPTGPPGLPGKEGAPGRDGEPGDPGEDGKPGVMGPQGFPGTPGEPGLKGEKGDPGVGPRGPPGLPGPPGPPGPSFKQDRLTFIDMEGSGFGSDLETVRGPRGPPGPPGPPGVPGLPGEPGRFGMNSTDLPGPPGLPGRDGVPGSPGPEGPQGPPGKDGMPGPPGPKGERGDVGDLGLPGAPGPKGSKGDTGPAGAPGEMGLAGLPGPIGPRGQPGPPGPPGPPGPAYEAGFADMEGSGLPLAAGSPGPRGPDGPQGVPGLPGIKGEVGSPGQPGLPGPKGDAGMPGVDGRPGLEGFPGPQGPKGDRGSPGEKGERGQDGVGLPGPPGLPGPPGQVVYISGEDRSLAALPGPEGRPGHAGFPGPVGPKGDQGSPGLQGSPGLKGEKGEPGVIISPDGTIVAANVKGEKGEPGLQGPMGPSGPHGRAGLKGEIGFPGRPGRPGMNGLKGEKGDPADIGGMLGLRGPPGPPGPPGPPGPPGSIVYGSNNAFSDASRPALPAFPGFHQFPGQKGEKGDMGAPGPPGQFPYDLSRFSASLRGDKGEAGPKGEKGEPGSTALYGPSVMGPPGPQGYPGLPGPKGDSIVGPPGPPGPQGPPGIGYEGRQGPPGPPGPPGPPSFPGPHRPAISIPGPPGPPGPPGPPGTSGTSLGLRALPTYQAMLSAAHELPEGGLVFLADRQELYVRLRGGFRRVLLEEHTLVPSSALDNEVYDKPPSVHYGGSQHPLQPRGPLHPLRNHSPPPTARSWRGDEVLANQHRLPQPPLLQQHELLNSYYVQRRPDPAPVAAHVHQDFQPALHLVALNTPLSGGMRGIRGADFQCFQQARQVGLAGTFRAFLSSRLQDLYSIVRRADRATVPIVNLRDEVLFSNWEALFTGSEAPLRADARILSFDGRDVLRDSAWPQKSVWHGSDAKGRRLPESYCEAWRTEERSTSGQASSLSSGKLLEQAASSCQHAFIVLCIENSFMTAAKK, encoded by the exons ATGGCTCCACACCGCCTggggcttttgctgctgctggcttcctgctgcttctcctcctccgaGGCACAGCTCCTGGACTGGATTTGGGGCAGCTCGAAAACCACGGGAACCCCTGTGGCACCCAGCACTGGAGCCACCGCGTCCCAGCTGGCAGAGGCATCGCCCACCCCGAGCACGCCCCCAGGGACGGCAGCACAGCAGCGTGACCCTGCGGCGGGGGGCCCGGCCACCacgcagcagcaccaggagcaggaccCCAGCACGGCAGTGCCCACGGGCCAGGAGAGCGCGGACGGCACCGAGCAGTGGGACAGGAGCTCTGCGGGCATCACGGCGCCGACGAGCGTCGCGTGGACGGCCgctccccccagcagcacgcCGTCCGCCCACGTCCCCGCCGAGGCCCCGCGTCCCGCAGGGACGGGGCACCCCGATGCGACGGAGCCGCCCCGGCAGACGGAGGGGACACGGGTGTCCCTGCAGAAGCCGGTGGCTGCCCGCCCAG AGAACCTGAGCACCGAGGTCAGCCTCCTGGAGCTGATCGGAGACCCCCCGCCAGAGGAGATCCTCAAAATCTACGGCCCCGACAACAACCCCGGCTATGTCTTTGGACCCAATGCCAACACGGGCCAGGTGGCTCGGTACCACCTGCCCAGCCCCTTCTACCGGgacttctctctcctcttccacatCCAGCCCACCACCCCCCGGGCTGGCGTGCTCTTTGCCATCACGGACTCCTTGCAGAGCATCATCTACGTGGGCGTCAAGCTCTCGGACCTGCACGCGGGCAAGCAGCAGATCATCTTCTACTACACAGAGCCGGGCTCGCAGAGCTCCTACGCGGCGGCCACCTTCACCGTGCCCACGCTGCTCAACCAGTGGACGCGCTTCGCCATCAGCGTGGAGGAGGACGAAGTTGTCCTCTACCTGGACTGCGAGGAGTACGAGCGGGTCCGCTTCGAGCGCTCCCCGGATGAGATGGAGCTGGAAGAAGGCTCCGGGCTCTTCGTTGCTCAGGCTGGGGGGGCTGACCCAGATAAATACCAG GGTGTGATTGCTGACCTGAAGCTCCGAGGGGACCCGCGGGCAGCCGAGCACCAgtgcgaggaggaggaggacgacgCCGAG GCATCTGGAGATTTTGGCAGCGGGGCAGAGGACAGGCGCCAGCCCTCGGGGAAGGACGGG GGTGTCCCGGGGCTGGTGGATGCTGTCCCCGTCACCTCCCCACCCGTGGCAGCGGACAGCGGGTCGAGGAGTGGCGCAGGTTCCCCACAGCAGGCGGAGAGGACCAGAGCGGAGGAGAGGCTGCGGGTCCCTGCGGGAG GTCCCTCTCCTGTGTCCACAGGCGCTGGccccaaaggagaaaaaggggagaaaggTGAACGTGGCCTGAAAGGGGACTCGGGGACCGGTGGCGTCTTGGGGATGGGCAGCACCAAGGGCGAGAAG GGGCAAAAAGGTGAACTGGGCATCAAG ggCAGCGCTGGCTTTGGCTATCCTGGCTCCAAGGGCCAGAAAGGCGAGCCCGGTGAGCCCGGCCCCCCCTCGCGGCACACCGATGGCGCAGTGCTGGAGCCAGTCACCGGCCCCCCTGGCCCCACCGgccccccagggctgccagggaaggaaggggccCCTGGCAGGGACGGCGAGCCC GGCGATCCCGGCGAGGATGGCAAACCC GGCGTGATGGGGCCCCAGGGGTTCCCCGGGACACCAGGAGAGCCCGGGCTGAAGGGGGAGAAG gGTGACCCCGGTGTGGGGCCAAGGGGCCCCCCAGGACTGCCAGGTCCCCCCGGACCACCGGGACCCTCCTTCAAGCAGGACAGGCTG ACATTCATCGACATGGAGGGCTCCGGGTTTGGCAGTGACCTGGAGACCGTGAGG GGCCCGCGAGGGCCACCCGGTCCGCCGGGGCCCCCTGGTGTGCCCGGCTTGCCAGGGGAGCCAGGACGGTTTGGGATGAACAGCACAGACCTGCCAGGACCACCGGGGCTGCCCGGCAGAGATGGGGTCCCCGGGTCCCCGGGGCCAGAG GGTCCTCAAGGTCCTCCTGGAAAAGACGGGATGCCTGGGCCACCAGGGCCCAAAGGAGAGCGG ggtGACGTGGGTGACCTCGGCCTCCCCGGAGCACCAGGACCCAAG GGCAGCAAGGGAGACACGGGGCCAGCAGGCGCCCCAGGAGAGATGGGGTTAGCTGGCCTTCCCGGGCCCATCGGACCCCGAGGGCAGCCAGGCCCCCCTGGCCCACCGGGGCCACCGGGGCCGGCGTACGAGGCTGGATTT gCCGACATggagggctcggggctgccgcTCGCCGCCGGCTCCCCTGGACCGCGCGGGCCCGACGGACCTCAG GGCGTGCCAGGACTGCCGGGGATCAAGGGGGAGGTCGGCAGCCCCGGGCAGCCTGGTTTGCCGGGACCGAAG GGGGACGCTGGCATGCCTGGCGTGGATGGCCGCCCTGGCCTGGAGGGCTTCCCTGGACCGCAG GGACCCAAAGGCGACAGAGGCAGCCCCGGTGAGAAG GGCGAGCGAGGCCAAGATGGAGTGGGGCTGCCCGGTCCCCCCGGCCTGCCTGGCCCCCCCGGACAGGTCGTCTACATCTCGGGTGAAGAC AGGTCTTTGGCGGCTCTGCCGGGCCCAGAG GGCAGACCAGGCCACGCCGGCTTCCCG GGCCCGGTGGGACCAAAAGGGGACCAGGGCTCGCCTGGCTTgcagggctccccagggctgaaG ggagagaagggagagccCGGCGTCATCATTAGCCCAGACGGGACCATCGTTGCCGCTAATGTGAAAGGAGAGAAG ggggagccagggctgcagggaccGATGGGCCCGTCT gGCCCCCACGGACGAGCAGGGCTGAAGGGAGAAATTGGCTTTCCGGGCAGACCC GGGCGTCCCGGCATGAATGGGCTGAAGGGCGAGAAGGGCGACCCGGCAGACATCGGCGGCATGCTGGGCCTGCGG GGTCCCCCTGGTCCCCCAGGTCCCCCCGGCCCTCCTGGGCCTCCTGGCAGCATAGTCTATGGCAGCAACAAT GCTTTCAGTGATGCCAGCCGTCCTGCACTGCCGGCCTTCCCGG GTTTCCACCAGTTCCCAGggcaaaagggagagaaaggagacatGGGTGCCCCAGGGCCCCCAG GCCAGTTCCCCTACGACCTGAGCCGCTTCAGCGCCAGCCTGCGG GGTGACAAGGGGGAGGCAGGTCCCAAGGGTGAGAAGGGCGAGCCGGGCAGCACCGCACTGTATGGCCCCAGTGTCATGGGGCCACCAGGGCCCCAGGGCTACCCGGGTCTGCCG GGTCCCAAGGGGGACAGCATCGTTGGGCCACCGGGGCCTCCAGGACCGCAGGGACCCCCCGGCATCGGATACGAGGGGCGGCAGGGCCCTCCTggccctcccggcccccccgggccACCCTCCTTCCCAGGCCCCCACAGACCAG CTATCAGCATCCCTGGCCCCCCCGGACCGCCGGGGCCCCCCGGACCCCCGGGCACCAGCGGGACGTCCCTGGGG CTGCGCGCCCTGCCCACGTACCAGGCCATGCTGAGCGCTGCGCATGAGCTGCCCGAGGGGGGGCTCGTCTTCCTGGCTGACCGGCAGGAGCTCTATGTCCGCCTGCGCGGGGGCTTCCGCAGGGTCCTG ctggaggagcatACCCTGGTCCCCAGCTCGGCACTG GACAATGAGGTGTACGACAAGCCGCCCAGCGTCCACTACGGGGGGTCCCAGCaccccctccagccccgcggGCCCCTGCACCCCCTGCGCAACCACAGCCCCCCGCCCACCGCCCGGTCGTGGCGCGGGGACGAAGTGTTGGCCAACCAGCACCGCCTGCCCCAGCcgcccctgctgcagcagcacgagCTCCTCAACAGCTACTACGTCCAGCGCCGGCCGGATCCGGCCCCTGTGGCCGCCCACGTGCACCAGGATTTCCAGCCTGCT CTGCACCTGGTGGCCCTGAACACGCCGCTGAGCGGCGGCATGCGTGGCATCCGGGGCGCTGACTTCCAGTGCTTCCAGCAAGCCCGGCAGGTCGGGCTGGCCGGCACCTTCCGCGCCTTCCTCTCCTCCCGCCTGCAGGACCTGTACAGCATCGTGCGCAGGGCTGACCGTGCCACCGTGCCCATCGTTAATCTCCGG GACGAGGTGCTCTTCAGTAACTGGGAGGCTCTCTTCACCGGCAGCGAGGCCCCGCTGCGGGCTGATGCCCGCATCCTCTCCTTCGATGGCCGGGACGTCCTGCGGGATTCGGCATG GCCGCAGAAGAGCGTCTGGCATGGCTCAGACGCCAAGGGCCGGCGCCTGCCCGAGAGCTACTGCGAGGCATGGCGGACGGAGGAGCGCAGCACCAGCGGGCAGGCCTCCTCACTGAGCTCGGGCAAGCTCCTGGAGCAGGcggccagcagctgccagcatgCCTTCATCGTCCTCTGCATCGAGAACAGCTTCATGACCGCTGCCAAAAAATGA